The Bradyrhizobium sp. WBAH42 genome includes a window with the following:
- the dhaL gene encoding dihydroxyacetone kinase subunit DhaL, translated as MSLQPETFKSLVRVAAERVIASAPELTSLDQAIGDGDHGYNMKRGFEAVLGKLDAISEQPFDEALKTIGKTLVMTVGGASGPLYGSFFLAAGEALSHDKHLPEDIADVFGSGVNAVCARGRSHAGEKTMLDVLVPVLETLKNAAGQSDLIARVSTTAAEAVERTAPMQATKGRASFLGPRSVGHIDPGARSSCVLVQAVCASLEGKQ; from the coding sequence ATGTCGTTGCAACCCGAGACGTTCAAATCGCTGGTCAGGGTGGCCGCAGAGCGGGTCATTGCCAGCGCGCCCGAGCTCACGAGCCTGGACCAGGCGATCGGTGACGGCGACCACGGATACAATATGAAGCGCGGGTTCGAAGCCGTGCTCGGCAAACTCGATGCGATCTCCGAACAGCCGTTCGACGAGGCTTTGAAGACGATCGGAAAGACGCTCGTGATGACGGTCGGCGGTGCTTCCGGCCCGCTTTACGGCAGCTTCTTCCTGGCCGCAGGCGAGGCCCTCTCGCACGACAAGCACCTGCCTGAGGACATCGCCGATGTCTTCGGCAGCGGCGTGAACGCCGTCTGCGCCCGCGGCCGTTCGCACGCCGGCGAAAAGACCATGCTCGACGTGCTCGTTCCCGTGCTGGAGACGCTGAAGAATGCGGCCGGCCAATCGGACCTGATCGCGCGAGTCAGCACAACGGCCGCAGAGGCGGTCGAGCGGACCGCGCCGATGCAGGCCACCAAGGGGCGGGCGTCGTTTCTCGGGCCGCGCAGCGTCGGTCACATCGACCCCGGCGCGCGCTCGAGCTGTGTTCTCGTGCAGGCGGTATGCGCGAGCCTGGAGGGAAAGCAATGA
- the dhaM gene encoding dihydroxyacetone kinase phosphoryl donor subunit DhaM, whose product MTDAVGIVIVSHSKDIAKGTADMVRQMVGSEVKVAFCGGNPDGGLGTSVSLIVDAINDAWSAKGVAILVDLGGAETNSEMAVEMLEPARRDLVVVCNAPIVEGAVMAATEAAGGSSLAQVKAVAEELSAD is encoded by the coding sequence ATGACTGATGCCGTGGGAATCGTGATCGTCTCGCATTCGAAGGACATCGCCAAAGGCACCGCCGACATGGTGCGGCAGATGGTCGGCAGCGAGGTCAAGGTGGCCTTCTGCGGCGGCAATCCCGATGGCGGGCTCGGCACCAGCGTGTCGCTGATCGTCGATGCCATCAACGATGCCTGGTCGGCGAAAGGCGTCGCGATCCTCGTCGATCTCGGCGGCGCCGAAACAAACAGCGAGATGGCGGTCGAAATGCTGGAGCCGGCACGCCGCGATCTCGTTGTCGTATGCAACGCGCCGATCGTCGAGGGCGCCGTGATGGCTGCGACCGAAGCGGCGGGCGGCAGCTCGCTGGCCCAGGTCAAGGCCGTGGCCGAGGAACTCTCTGCCGACTGA
- a CDS encoding HPr family phosphocarrier protein — MLDKADGQIITENVRLVHAVGMHARPAVKLTKLAKKFQAQISVRVAGAAEWINAKSVAKIMAMRAAYGSTIEIKASGSDAETAVAALVNLIATDFPDEAS; from the coding sequence ATGCTGGATAAAGCGGACGGCCAGATTATCACCGAGAATGTGCGGCTGGTGCACGCGGTTGGCATGCATGCACGCCCGGCGGTCAAGCTGACCAAGCTGGCCAAGAAGTTCCAGGCCCAGATTTCCGTCCGGGTCGCGGGCGCGGCCGAGTGGATCAATGCCAAGAGCGTGGCCAAGATCATGGCCATGCGCGCGGCTTACGGCAGCACGATCGAGATCAAGGCGTCGGGCAGCGACGCGGAGACTGCCGTCGCCGCCCTGGTCAACCTGATCGCAACAGACTTTCCGGACGAGGCGTCGTAG
- the ptsP gene encoding phosphoenolpyruvate--protein phosphotransferase produces MQGSAAGLAYRGRTASIGFAHGPLVRVDAGTNGERIAGSLVEEALDLRKAIDAASGQIAELAAIAGGEAAQILEFQVALLEDEDFIEAIFTAISEGDAADVAWRSALDEQIADYNSAEDEYLKARCSDLADLRDRIISILRGGGGEAPKIPSGAVVCADDLPPSRFLEIDWSAGGGLALLRGSPTSHVAMLARARGIPMVVQLGAVPEIGATALLDGEAATLELDPSVEQLRLFEKRREIHRKSRASARAILRRPTASWRGERIKLLINIQRVEDLDHADAQYADGIGLMRTEFLLAERGGLPDEETQYRAYDAVLRWADRRPVTIRTFDAGGDKPVPGFTIDGEANPFLGVRGLRLCLARPEIFSVQLRALARAAVHGNLRVMFPMVTAPDEFESGRKLFAEIVQRLQAEGIAAMLPELGIMVEVPAAALATATFKASFFSIGSNDLAQYVFACDRSNGALAPLIDPLHPALLELIARTAEHGRRTGTSVSLCGDMAGDPRCLPALLNCGLRELSVNASALAQIKQTIDRLSSGGGLG; encoded by the coding sequence ATGCAGGGAAGCGCTGCCGGACTGGCTTATCGCGGCAGGACCGCCTCGATCGGCTTTGCCCACGGCCCGCTCGTCCGTGTCGATGCGGGCACGAATGGCGAGCGGATCGCAGGCTCGCTGGTCGAGGAGGCGCTCGATCTTCGCAAGGCGATCGACGCGGCGAGCGGGCAGATCGCCGAGCTCGCCGCGATCGCGGGAGGTGAGGCCGCGCAGATTCTCGAGTTCCAGGTCGCGCTGCTGGAGGATGAGGATTTCATCGAAGCGATCTTCACGGCAATAAGCGAAGGGGATGCCGCCGACGTCGCGTGGCGTTCCGCGCTCGACGAGCAGATTGCGGACTATAATTCGGCCGAGGACGAGTATCTGAAGGCGCGTTGCTCCGATCTTGCGGATCTGCGCGACCGCATCATCAGCATCTTGCGCGGAGGCGGGGGCGAGGCCCCCAAGATCCCGAGCGGTGCCGTCGTTTGCGCCGACGATCTGCCGCCCTCGCGTTTCCTGGAGATCGACTGGTCGGCCGGCGGTGGTCTTGCGCTCCTGCGCGGTAGCCCCACGAGTCATGTCGCGATGCTGGCGCGCGCGCGGGGCATCCCCATGGTCGTGCAGCTCGGCGCCGTTCCGGAGATCGGCGCGACGGCGCTGCTCGATGGCGAGGCCGCTACTCTCGAGCTCGATCCCAGCGTCGAGCAGCTCCGGCTATTCGAGAAGCGGCGCGAAATTCATCGCAAGAGCCGGGCGTCCGCGCGGGCGATCCTGCGACGGCCGACCGCATCTTGGCGCGGGGAGCGGATCAAGCTGCTCATCAACATCCAGCGCGTCGAGGATCTCGATCATGCCGACGCACAATATGCTGACGGCATTGGGTTGATGCGCACCGAGTTTCTGCTCGCCGAGCGCGGCGGCCTGCCGGACGAGGAGACGCAGTATCGCGCCTACGATGCCGTTCTGCGCTGGGCCGATCGACGCCCGGTTACCATTCGCACCTTCGATGCCGGCGGCGACAAGCCGGTACCTGGATTCACCATCGACGGTGAGGCCAATCCCTTTCTGGGCGTGCGCGGCCTGCGGCTTTGCCTCGCCCGCCCCGAGATCTTCAGCGTGCAGCTCCGCGCGCTGGCGCGTGCGGCCGTGCATGGAAATCTCAGGGTCATGTTTCCGATGGTCACGGCGCCGGACGAGTTCGAGTCCGGACGGAAGCTGTTCGCCGAAATCGTGCAGCGCTTGCAGGCCGAGGGCATTGCCGCGATGCTTCCGGAGCTGGGAATCATGGTCGAGGTCCCGGCGGCGGCCCTGGCGACCGCGACCTTCAAGGCTTCCTTCTTCTCGATCGGTTCGAACGATCTCGCGCAATATGTCTTTGCGTGCGACCGTTCCAATGGAGCTCTCGCCCCCTTGATAGACCCCTTGCATCCGGCCCTGCTCGAACTGATCGCGCGAACCGCGGAGCACGGACGCCGCACTGGCACCAGCGTCAGCCTGTGCGGCGACATGGCGGGCGATCCGCGCTGCCTGCCCGCGCTCCTGAACTGCGGCCTGCGCGAGTTGTCGGTGAATGCATCGGCGCTGGCGCAGATCAAGCAGACCATCGACCGCTTGAGCAGCGGAGGCGGGCTTGGCTGA
- the dhaK gene encoding dihydroxyacetone kinase subunit DhaK, which produces MKKFINSVDGVLAESLDGLAAAHADLVTLGPERKFVRRRELNSRKVALVSGGGSGHEPLHAGFVGYGMLDAACPGQVFTSPTPDQIVEAAQAVSGEAGVLFIVKNYAGDRMNFEMAAEISEGHTATIVTDDDVAVENSTHSIGRRGVAGTLIVEKIVGAAAEKGADLQACVALGERVNARTRSMGVALTSCTVPAAGTPTFVLADDEMEVGVGIHGEPGRRRVKLERADAIALEMTTAIAGDLDAREGNEALLLVNGFGGTPAIELYLMYNAARRMLEKRGLRIARSLVGSYVTSLDMAGCSLTVSLLDTETRALWDHPVRTAALKW; this is translated from the coding sequence ATGAAAAAATTCATCAATTCGGTTGATGGCGTGCTCGCGGAGAGCCTCGACGGGTTGGCTGCGGCGCATGCCGATCTCGTGACGCTCGGGCCCGAGCGGAAGTTCGTGCGGCGCCGCGAGCTCAATTCGCGGAAGGTCGCGCTCGTATCGGGCGGCGGGAGCGGGCACGAGCCGCTGCATGCGGGCTTCGTCGGCTATGGCATGCTCGATGCGGCCTGTCCGGGACAGGTCTTTACCTCGCCGACACCGGACCAGATCGTCGAGGCGGCGCAGGCCGTTTCGGGCGAGGCCGGCGTGCTCTTCATCGTGAAGAACTATGCGGGCGATCGCATGAATTTCGAGATGGCGGCCGAGATTTCCGAGGGACACACGGCCACCATCGTCACCGACGACGACGTCGCGGTCGAGAATTCCACCCACAGCATCGGCCGCCGGGGTGTGGCCGGGACTCTGATCGTCGAGAAGATCGTCGGCGCGGCGGCCGAGAAGGGGGCCGACCTCCAAGCTTGCGTTGCACTCGGCGAGCGCGTCAACGCCCGGACGCGCTCGATGGGGGTGGCACTAACGAGTTGCACGGTTCCGGCTGCAGGCACGCCGACCTTTGTGCTCGCCGACGATGAGATGGAGGTGGGTGTCGGCATCCATGGCGAACCGGGACGCCGCCGCGTCAAGCTGGAGCGTGCCGATGCGATCGCTCTTGAGATGACCACTGCCATTGCCGGGGATCTCGACGCCCGCGAGGGCAACGAAGCCCTGCTTCTCGTCAATGGATTTGGCGGAACGCCCGCGATCGAACTCTATCTGATGTACAATGCGGCGCGGCGGATGCTCGAAAAGCGCGGCTTGCGCATCGCCCGCTCGCTGGTCGGCAGCTATGTCACCTCGCTGGACATGGCGGGGTGCTCGCTCACCGTGAGTCTGCTCGATACCGAGACCCGTGCGCTTTGGGACCATCCCGTGCGCACGGCCGCGTTGAAATGGTGA